The Anaerolineales bacterium region TTGCAACGTATGCCATAGCTTGTTACCAACGACTTTCTTTGACAAAAACCAGACTGCAAAAGGCGATAGGGTTCAACGTCGTCCCACCTGTAAAAACTGTCGAAAGATTCTTGAAGGTATTAATCTAAACCAGAAGGTCCGAATTGAATGGAATAAAACCAAACCCCACAATGTGGAATTTGAGTGCCCAGTTTGCGGCAAACGAACAATTGCGGGCATAACTAGCAAAGTAGTCATTGACCACGATCACAAAACTGGAAACCCCCGCAACTGGATTTGTGATAGCTGCAATACCGGGATCGGGAGATTCAAGGATGATATTGCAATTCTTGAGCGAGCAATTAAATACTTACGCTAATCGTACAACGTTGCTTTTAGCCTCTTTTTTGCAAGCTTTACGTAATCAGCAGAGATATCACAACCCAGATAAAGGCGTCTGGCTATCTTTGCCATTTTAAGGGTTGTTCCTGAGCCACACATTGGATCAAAAACTAAATCACCTTCTTTAGTCCAGGACTTTATATGATCTTCAGCTAGCTTCTCTGGGAATATTGCGGGGTGCTCAAATGCAAACTTATCTCTAGTAGAACCGCCAAAGCCAACCGCGTATTCCCAAACATTTGTTAATGTTTTTTCTGGCTTTAACTCTCCCAGAACTTTCTTATTTACACCATCAGTACCCTTATTAAAGGGGAGCATCTCCTGACCCTGCCTGACAGTTTTTGTCTTCAGTGGACTGAAGACTCTAGGCGAACCCTTACTAAACACAAACATAAATTCATAGCAATTAGTGTAGGCATTAGAACGCATGAAGGGCGTATTTTTCTTTTTATAGATCATCACATCGTGCACATTAAAGCCAACCTCTTGAAAGAAGATAGCTTGACGAAACGAAGTCAATGATCGGTTCCCATTTTTTATCTTGTCATTCACAACCCAAACTACTACTCCACCCTTTTGGGTCACCCGATACAAGCTATATGCAATTTTCTCAAACTCAAATTTGTAGCCGTTGTAATCTCGAAGCTCATCATAGGGGGGCGATGTAACTGTTAGGCTGACTGAACCTGCGTCCATATGAGCCATAAATTCCACACAATCAGCTTGGTAGACAGTATTGACTTGGATTTCTTGCTTTGTTTCCGCAATTCGCCTGGTTTTTTTTCCTAGATTAGCTGAAAAGTATGCAGATGCGCTGCTCATAAGAATCATGCTACCAGAAGGATCGCCTTTTCGCAAACACGAACTTTTTGCGGGTATTTCCTCCCCCTTGACACCCGCCCCTCCGCGCCCACAAATCGCCCCATCCGTGCTTATATAGCCCCCTCATAGCCATTGCCAAAGGGGGCATCATGCAAGACCAAGACACCGCCGCGCAGCCAGCGAGTGAAGACGACGCCATAGTCTTCCCAGATTGGCCACTTGAGCCAGTCCAGTCCACCGCCGCAGACGAAGCGGCCGCCGAGGTGCTCGGCGCCCTCATCCAGCACGGCTACCGCCCCAACTACCCGCCTGACCTGCTGCCCGGCTGGCAAACCGCCTACGACGCCGTGTGCGAGGTCCTCGATACCGATTTCCGCACCCGTTTCCAAGCCTTCACCGAAGCCATCAACGACGATGAAGACTTTGTCCTCAAGCTCAACCTCGTCAACGAGGCCATGCCCGAGGGCGTAGACCGCACCCACCAAACCCGCGAATCCTACTCCGCCGATGAGCTCATGGCCGCCCCGCCCACCATCCAATGGGCCATCCCCAACCTCTTTCCGCGCCCCAGCCTCAATTTCCTCATCGGCCAGCCCGGCGCCAAAAAGACCTACCTCGCTACCGATCTTGCCGCCTGTCTCGCCCTCGGCAAGCCCTGGCTCAATCACCCCACCAACCAGTCCCACGTCCTCTTCATTGATGAAGAAACCGGCCTCTATCAGCTCTGGAACCGCTTCGCCGCCGCCCTCAAAGCCCACAACGCCCCCTGGGGTCTGCCCCTGCACGCCGTCTCCCTCGGCGGTTTCGACCTGCGCAATGTCGCCGATGCCGAGCGCCTCACCCACCGCGCCCTCTCCCACCAGACCGGCTTCATCATCATAGATGCCTTGGCGAATCTCATGCGCGGCGCTACCGACTCAAGCCTCGCCGCCGTTCAGCCCGTCCTCTTCCGCCTGCGCCGCCTCGCCGAGCAGACTCAGGCCGCCGTCCTTGTCCTCCACCACGCCAACAAGGAGGGTGACTTTCGCGGCAGTTCCGGCATCGCCGCCTCAGCCGACCTCATGCTCATGGCCCATTCCGAGCCCACCAGCAACTATGTCGAGCTGCGCACCCTCAAAGCCCGCTTCTTCGCCCCGCCGCCTTTCGCCGCCCGTGCCGATTTCACCCCTGCCCCAGACGGCTCGTCCCGCGTCATCTTCCACCCCACCGAGTTACAAGCCGAGCCATCTGTCTTTGCGAGCGAGCAAAAGCGAGCGAAACAACCACCAAGCGTGGGCGTTCTCGGCGCCAAGCCCTCGGCAGCCCTCTCCATCCTCACCTATCTCTCCCAGCACCCCACTGCCACTCGCCAAGCCATCACCAAAGCATTGCCGGCCTTCTCACAGGCAACCGTACGAAACACCCTGCAGCGGCTCAAAAGAACCGCTCTCATCAAACGCACCAACGGCCAGCGTAAAGGAGCAGAAGCCGTCTATGCCTTACAGGACTAGCTTGTCAAACGCCTTGATGAGAATGACCAAAGCGCTCCCCCCGCCGCAGGTCATTCTCATAATCGCACGAACAGGGTGTGCATCCCGAATTGCGCGAATAGGGTGTGCATCCCTCGCTGCGCTCGGGATCCTCATTCACACCATCTCAAATCCAAGTCGGGATGCGCAACAAAAAGCTCTCCCTAGGAGAGCACGAGCGCAGCGAGCGGGTGAGGGGTACGCAAGCAAGCCACCTTCTGCCGTGCATCCTGAGCCAGGGCAGGTCGCTGCTTCGCAGCGCACTGCCCGCCGGCGAAGGATCCTCATCCACTCAATACGGAGTTCAAGCCATCCTATCAAACTATCCCCACTAGGATCCCTCGCTCACGCTCGGGATACGCAACAAAAAGCTCTCCTATGGAGAGCCAATTCTGAATTCAACATTCAAACTTCAACATTGCCTTTGTTCTTCTTCATCGTTCATCCTTCCCCCTTCATCCTTGCCTCACTCCATCCCCAGCTCCTCCGCGATCCCCTCCAAATTCTCGTCCGGCCAGGCGCGGCGCCATTCGCTCAGGATCCAGCGGTCCATCTCGGCCGGCAGCGGGTGGATGCCGGGGGCATAAGCCTGCGGCGAACGCGCCCAGGCCTCCAGCGCCAGCACATGGGCGGCCAGCGGCGGGTCCACATAGCGGTTCAGGGTCGGCTGGGCCAGGTGGAAATTAAACGGCACCTGCGTGCCGCCCAGCACCTCGTGCTCCGAGAAGGCGGGGCCGTATTCATCCTCGGCGCCGAGGCTCACCAGCACCGGCAGGTTGGTGCGCAGCCAGGCGGCCGGCAGCAGGCGGCTGTGCAGCCCGGGTTGCCCGGTAACCGAAATGACAATATCGGTAGCGGCCAGCCGCGCTTGCAGGGCAGGCAGTGGAGCCGAATCGATGGTTTCGAAGCCTTCGGCGGCGGCGCGCTGGCGGGCCGAGAGGCTGGCATCCACCACGGTCAGCTGCACGCCGGCGGCGCGCACGCGGCGGGCCACGCCGCGGCCAATCTTGCCATAGCCGAACAGCACGGCGCGCTTGCCGGCCAACGGGTCGGTTGGGCGCAGCAACTGCCAGGCCCGCAGGAAAGCATCGCCGGTGCCGAAGAAGCCTTCGATGCGTTTGGCCTTGCAGTCATCCGCGCTCACCACCGGGCAGGCAATGCCGGTGTAGTGCATCACGCCGGTGCGGGTCACCTCGGCCGCGGCCCGCGGGGTGCGCTTGCGCCCCAGCACGGCGTTGACGTCGACGAAGATGTCGGCGGCCTGGGCCGCATCGGCCAGCGGCAGCACGTTCACACCGGCCGCGGCCAGCTCGGCTTCCACGGCGGCCGAGGCCGGGCTGCGGTGCGCATCGCACAGCACCACTTCGGCCCCGCCGGCGGCCAGCGCTTCGACCACCGCCAGCGAATTGCGCACCAGGATGTGCGAGCAGGCCACGAGCAGCCCCTTGAAGGGCTGCTCGTCTGTATAGCGGGCGATCAGCGCCCGCAAAATAGGCAAGGAATCTTTTTCAGTCTGTTGAGCCGGCGTGGAGAAGATCGAGGACAACGGCATACGCATTTAGCTCTCACCCGCCGAAGAGCCAGGGATAGCATCCTGCTCGGGCTCGGCTTGCGGCAAATCGTCCAGCGCCGGGATCTGGGTCACGGGCGACCAGGCCGGCAGCAGTGCGTACGGGCTCTCGGTGGGCAGGTGCCAGGGGTTGGCCGGGTCATCCAGCGCGATGATGAACAGTTGGAAGTTGCCGGCCCGCGAGGAATGGAACACCACATAGCGCCCATCCGGCGAGAAGGTCGGGTGGCCGTCTTCGGCCGGGTTGTCGGTCAGTTGGGTCAGGTCGCTGCCGTCGGGGCGCATCATGTAGATGTCGGCGTTGCCGTTGCGCCAGGTCTCGAAGGCGATCCACTCGCCATCCGGCGACCAGCTCGGCCGCCAGTCCAGGCCCCACTGGTCGGTCAGCTGGCGCAGGTCGGTGCCGTCAGCGTTGATGATGAAGATCTCCGAGTTGCCCGTGCGGCGCGAGGTGAACACGATCTGCTCCCCATCCGGCGACCAGGCAGGTTCGTAGTCATAGGCAATATGGTCGGTCAGCTGCAGCAGCTCGTTGCCCTCGCTGTCCATGATGAACAGATCACGGTTGCCATCGCGCTCCGACATGTAGACGATCTTGCTTCCATCCGGCGAGAAGCTGGGATAGCAGTCAAAGCCGGGCAGCGAGGTGAGTGGAGTGTGGGCGCGGTCGGCCAGATTCATGTAATAGATGTCGCGCGAAACATCGGAGTTGGGGATGGCGTCGTAAGCGATGCCGCTGCCATCCGGCGACCAGACCGGCGCTTCGGCGAAACCATTGGGGAACTCGCCGGTGAGGTTGATTTCACCGCTGCCGTCCGGGCGCATCACCCACACATCCCGCCGCCCGCCGATGCTGGCGGTGTAGGTCAGCCAGCCCAGCTCGTGCAATTCCAGCGCGGCTTCCGGCGCCAGGGTGGCCACCGCCTGCGGCTCCAGCGTCACGCGCGGCGTGCGGCTGGGCGTTGGAGTGAGGGTGGGCAGGATCGTGTTGGGCGGCGCGCAGGCGGCCAGCAGCAGGCTGGCGGCCAGCAGGCCGCTAAAGATTATGGGGAAGCGCGTAGTGCGCAACCTCACGGCTCGTCCTGCAGCGGGGTTTCGATGATGTCACGCGCCAGCTGGGTCAGCGTGCTGCGCGAGGCTTCGTCGCTAAGTTGGATGGTGTCCCAGTAGATGTCCAACAGGTCATACGGGGTCATCTCGCTCACCACGCGGCCCTCGGCGATGCGGCTGCGCAGCCCCACCTGCGGGCGCTTGATGAGATGGAACTCGAAGGCGCTGCCCGCCGCCCCACGGATGCGGGCCTCATCAATGAAGGGTTCCCATTCACGTGGGTAGTACACCACCAGGCGCACAATGGCGTCCTGCATCTCGGCGGCGGGCGGCAGGGCCGCCATGATCTCGGCCGTGACGTTGAGCTCGTTCTCGGGGGTCACGCTGCCGGTCCAGAACTTGCGGATGTTGCGCAGCTGGCGCCAATCGAGCTGGGTATTGCCTTTGTTCACATCGGCGATAACGAAGAATTTGTCGTCGCGTGCCTCGCCAAAGTCAATCCGCTCGATGGAGCCGGGGTACACCACCGGGGGCTGGCCGCCCTCGTTGAGGTTTTGCTTTTTGTGGATGTGGCCCAGCGCGACGTAATCGAGGCGCTTGTCCTTCACCAGGCCGCCGGAGAGCACCAGGTCGTTGCCCAGCATCACGGTGTGTTCGCCGCCGTACACCGCGCCCTGCACCG contains the following coding sequences:
- a CDS encoding PD40 domain-containing protein; this translates as MRLRTTRFPIIFSGLLAASLLLAACAPPNTILPTLTPTPSRTPRVTLEPQAVATLAPEAALELHELGWLTYTASIGGRRDVWVMRPDGSGEINLTGEFPNGFAEAPVWSPDGSGIAYDAIPNSDVSRDIYYMNLADRAHTPLTSLPGFDCYPSFSPDGSKIVYMSERDGNRDLFIMDSEGNELLQLTDHIAYDYEPAWSPDGEQIVFTSRRTGNSEIFIINADGTDLRQLTDQWGLDWRPSWSPDGEWIAFETWRNGNADIYMMRPDGSDLTQLTDNPAEDGHPTFSPDGRYVVFHSSRAGNFQLFIIALDDPANPWHLPTESPYALLPAWSPVTQIPALDDLPQAEPEQDAIPGSSAGES
- a CDS encoding AAA family ATPase is translated as MQDQDTAAQPASEDDAIVFPDWPLEPVQSTAADEAAAEVLGALIQHGYRPNYPPDLLPGWQTAYDAVCEVLDTDFRTRFQAFTEAINDDEDFVLKLNLVNEAMPEGVDRTHQTRESYSADELMAAPPTIQWAIPNLFPRPSLNFLIGQPGAKKTYLATDLAACLALGKPWLNHPTNQSHVLFIDEETGLYQLWNRFAAALKAHNAPWGLPLHAVSLGGFDLRNVADAERLTHRALSHQTGFIIIDALANLMRGATDSSLAAVQPVLFRLRRLAEQTQAAVLVLHHANKEGDFRGSSGIAASADLMLMAHSEPTSNYVELRTLKARFFAPPPFAARADFTPAPDGSSRVIFHPTELQAEPSVFASEQKRAKQPPSVGVLGAKPSAALSILTYLSQHPTATRQAITKALPAFSQATVRNTLQRLKRTALIKRTNGQRKGAEAVYALQD
- a CDS encoding site-specific DNA-methyltransferase, with the translated sequence MSSASAYFSANLGKKTRRIAETKQEIQVNTVYQADCVEFMAHMDAGSVSLTVTSPPYDELRDYNGYKFEFEKIAYSLYRVTQKGGVVVWVVNDKIKNGNRSLTSFRQAIFFQEVGFNVHDVMIYKKKNTPFMRSNAYTNCYEFMFVFSKGSPRVFSPLKTKTVRQGQEMLPFNKGTDGVNKKVLGELKPEKTLTNVWEYAVGFGGSTRDKFAFEHPAIFPEKLAEDHIKSWTKEGDLVFDPMCGSGTTLKMAKIARRLYLGCDISADYVKLAKKRLKATLYD
- a CDS encoding Hpy99I family type II restriction endonuclease (The prototype restriction enzyme for this family is found in Helicobacter pylori and recognizes the site CGWCG.), with the protein product MKTLCAVALRDIETPKIKIRKNEVGLIKSTTSRGANIFFIPVWELVELKSSDFKEFDASETGDNYPEKICNVCHSLLPTTFFDKNQTAKGDRVQRRPTCKNCRKILEGINLNQKVRIEWNKTKPHNVEFECPVCGKRTIAGITSKVVIDHDHKTGNPRNWICDSCNTGIGRFKDDIAILERAIKYLR
- a CDS encoding exonuclease SbcCD subunit D, producing MKILHFADAHIDMANTGRQDPDTGLPIRVMDYLRSLDEIVDTAIREKVDLVLFAGDAYKDRNPAPTFMREWGRRMIKLSKARIPTLLLVGNHDLSPSLGRAHALEEYATLEVPYIKVLDQPQFLGPADLWDLPLQVIALPWITRSGMLAFLASQGEATGDIYEQMAERLSVLVTGYLEQDADHSLPIVLAAHASVQGAVYGGEHTVMLGNDLVLSGGLVKDKRLDYVALGHIHKKQNLNEGGQPPVVYPGSIERIDFGEARDDKFFVIADVNKGNTQLDWRQLRNIRKFWTGSVTPENELNVTAEIMAALPPAAEMQDAIVRLVVYYPREWEPFIDEARIRGAAGSAFEFHLIKRPQVGLRSRIAEGRVVSEMTPYDLLDIYWDTIQLSDEASRSTLTQLARDIIETPLQDEP